A stretch of the Vigna radiata var. radiata cultivar VC1973A chromosome 9, Vradiata_ver6, whole genome shotgun sequence genome encodes the following:
- the LOC106773489 gene encoding phosphatidylinositol 4-kinase gamma 4-like: MAEFALSSVFKEYGQWERQPEHCYDEPILIFVDGPVTPMHVLESDSIVLVKLRMCWSLIACFGETECKGFVVKKQKLVFGDRELAQSATLIKEYGVADSNVRFFTSMVFFSLL, encoded by the coding sequence ATGGCTGAGTTTGCTTTGAGTTCAGTTTTCAAAGAGTATGGGCAATGGGAAAGGCAGCCGGAACATTGTTATGATGAGCCAATCTTGATTTTTGTGGATGGCCCTGTAACCCCAATGCATGTGTTGGAGTCTGATTCCATTGTTTTGGTGAAACTGAGGATGTGTTGGAGTCTGATTGCATGTTTCGGTGAAACTGAATGCAAAGGTTTCGtggtaaaaaaacaaaagttggtTTTCGGTGATAGAGAGCTAGCTCAGAGTGCCACTCTTATCAAGGAGTATGGTGTCGCTGACAGCAATGTTCGGTTCTTCACCTCTATggtcttcttttctttgttgtgA